In Terriglobales bacterium, a single genomic region encodes these proteins:
- a CDS encoding pyridoxal phosphate-dependent aminotransferase — translation MATQAAVKPTHLTERINRIEVSATLAVVGEAEKLRAQGVDLVDFGAGEPHFATPQHIKDAAIAAIHANFTKYTPVGGTAELRDAIVHRHTVDFDSDFKREECIASVGGKHALFNAVQVLVDHGDEVIIPVPYWVSFKDIVRYAGGVPAYIETDESQDFRLTPQMIERALTPRTKVIILNSPSNPSGAVLSPDDMTSILRLAHERGIWVVSDECYVYLNFTGRRFSVGSLREFRDRTVIIGSLSKTYSMTGWRLGYALAPAAVVSAMIKLQSQSTSNPTSIVQKAALAALNSDQRCVDEMLAEWIRLRDHVVAGLKRIPGVTCARPEGAFYVYPNLSKLFGKTVNSASEVARRLLHEAHVVVVPGEGFGTREHIRISYATSQKELDRGLERMAKLFATL, via the coding sequence ATGGCTACCCAGGCCGCAGTGAAACCGACGCATCTCACCGAGCGCATCAACCGCATCGAGGTCTCGGCCACCCTGGCGGTGGTCGGCGAAGCCGAGAAGCTCCGCGCCCAGGGCGTGGACCTGGTGGATTTCGGCGCCGGCGAGCCCCACTTCGCCACCCCGCAGCACATCAAGGACGCGGCCATCGCCGCCATCCACGCCAACTTCACCAAGTACACCCCGGTGGGCGGCACCGCCGAACTGCGTGATGCCATCGTGCACCGCCACACCGTGGACTTCGATTCCGACTTCAAGCGTGAGGAGTGCATCGCCTCGGTCGGCGGCAAGCACGCCCTGTTCAACGCCGTCCAGGTGCTGGTGGACCATGGCGACGAAGTCATCATCCCCGTGCCCTACTGGGTCTCATTCAAGGACATCGTGCGCTACGCCGGCGGCGTCCCCGCGTACATCGAGACCGACGAGAGCCAGGACTTCCGCCTCACCCCGCAGATGATCGAGCGCGCCCTCACCCCGCGCACCAAGGTCATCATCCTGAATTCGCCCTCGAACCCCTCGGGTGCCGTCCTCAGCCCCGACGACATGACCTCCATCCTGCGCCTGGCGCACGAGCGTGGCATCTGGGTCGTCTCCGACGAGTGCTACGTCTACCTGAACTTCACCGGGCGCCGCTTCTCGGTGGGCTCGCTGCGCGAGTTCCGCGACCGCACCGTCATCATCGGCTCGCTCTCCAAGACCTACTCCATGACCGGATGGCGGCTCGGCTACGCCCTGGCGCCGGCGGCTGTCGTCTCCGCCATGATCAAGCTGCAGAGCCAGTCCACCTCCAACCCGACCTCCATCGTGCAGAAGGCCGCGCTCGCCGCCCTGAACAGCGACCAGAGGTGCGTGGACGAGATGCTGGCCGAGTGGATCCGCCTGCGCGACCACGTGGTCGCCGGCCTGAAGCGGATTCCCGGCGTGACCTGCGCCCGCCCCGAGGGGGCGTTCTATGTCTATCCCAACCTCTCGAAGCTTTTCGGCAAGACGGTGAACTCGGCCTCCGAGGTCGCCCGCCGGCTGCTGCACGAGGCCCACGTGGTGGTGGTGCCCGGCGAGGGCTTCGGTACCCGCGAGCACATCCGCATCTCCTACGCCACCTCGCAGAAGGAACTGGACCGCGGCCTGGAGCGCATGGCCAAACTCTTCGCGACGCTCTGA
- the coaD gene encoding pantetheine-phosphate adenylyltransferase produces the protein MHRRIAIYPGSFDPPTNGHLDLIERGSSIFEHLIVAVLRNAEKHPLFTVPERCEMLQQLTARYRNVTIESFGGLLVDYARDRKANVILRGIRAISDYEYELQMALMNRKLDRRLETVFMMPAEKYSYLSSRLIKEIFCLGGSVTGLVPELVERRLRAKVRPPKPQIANPTVRIRKKK, from the coding sequence TTGCATCGCCGCATCGCCATTTATCCGGGCTCGTTCGACCCCCCGACCAACGGGCATCTCGACCTCATCGAGCGCGGCAGCTCCATTTTCGAACACCTCATCGTCGCCGTGCTCCGCAACGCCGAGAAACACCCGCTGTTCACCGTCCCCGAGCGCTGCGAGATGCTCCAGCAGTTGACCGCCCGCTACCGTAACGTGACCATCGAATCCTTTGGCGGCTTGCTGGTGGATTACGCCCGCGACCGTAAAGCCAACGTCATCCTGCGCGGCATACGCGCCATCAGCGACTATGAGTACGAGCTGCAGATGGCCCTCATGAACCGCAAGCTCGACCGCCGGCTGGAGACCGTCTTCATGATGCCCGCCGAGAAGTACTCCTACCTGAGCTCCCGTCTCATCAAGGAGATCTTCTGTCTGGGCGGCTCGGTCACGGGCCTGGTCCCGGAACTGGTCGAGCGGCGCCTGCGCGCCAAAGTCCGGCCCCCCAAGCCGCAGATCGCCAACCCTACTGTCAGGATAAGGAAGAAAAAGTGA